The sequence TCGTGTTTTCTGTATATCAGGAATTATGAAACTAAACCAAGGACTCATCACACATAACATGGAGGAAAAAATGAAAATCACGACCAAGATTCTGATCATGCTGATCATTGTTGTCTTCACGGCAACGTCCGCCCTCGCCGTCAAGGGAGGCAACCCGAAAAAAGGAAAGTACCTCTACAAGAAACACTGCAAGGCCTGCCACAGCGCTGATAGCGACGGCGGCGAGCTGACTCCGATGTCAAAGACCATGAGCCAGTGGGATCGCCTGTTCAAGCGCGGC comes from Desulfuromonas sp. and encodes:
- a CDS encoding cytochrome C oxidase Cbb3 codes for the protein MKITTKILIMLIIVVFTATSALAVKGGNPKKGKYLYKKHCKACHSADSDGGELTPMSKTMSQWDRLFKRGKHKGGQEAWDKMKPQELKDINQFLFDHAADSPSPQTCG